A stretch of DNA from Leptolyngbya sp. SIO1E4:
AGGTTTTGGAGGAGTACGGCATTAGCCAGTACAGTCTCTCAGTCGAAATGGATGTGGAGCGCAATAACGTTTATCGCTGGGTCAATGAGAAGCGTGACCCCACGGCTGAAACTGTGGTTGAAATTGTTCGAGCACTGAAAAAGCTAAATCCTGAAGCTTCAAAAGCTTTCGTAAATCACTATCTTGGTGATGAAATGGAGGGTATTTGAAAATATACATTAGTATAGGAGTTAGATTGCTCTCCAAAAGTCACTCAGCCCAATTTCGACCACCAGATTTTCAGGGGGTTGGAGACACGATCCTTTTCCCAAACTCTCTCAACCATAAGGCATCAGCATTTTTATGGGATTTGTCTCACCCTGTAGTGATGCACTAACACATTAGTTGATTCATGATGATTGCTTCTATCAGCACTAAAGCATTCAAATATTTCGTCAGAAAGCTATAGCATGAGAAATAGTTATTTGATATTAAATTCAATCTTCAAAGAAGAAGAAAACAAAAATAATGAGTTTAAGAAATTAGATTCTAAAAGGCCTAGCAACAGAATCATAAATCATGCTGAACAGTATATAGTTTGTTTTTTGAATGCTTCGGTTTCCGGAAATCTCTATATAGGTATAGATGACGATGGTAAAGTTGTAGGTGTCTCTTTGTCTAGAGAAGAAAGAGATAGAATTTCTCGACAGATTCCAGAGAAGTTGAGAAGTTTAAGGCCTAGTATTTTGCCTTCGTTCTATGATGTAAATTTCATCAAAATCTTCAATTCAAATAAGTCAGTTATATCTGATCTTGTCGTAATTCATATACACGTTCGTAAGATAGAAGAGGAGGACCTTTACCTTACATCAGAAGGAGATCACTGGCTTTATAAGACAAGCGGTGGAAGCGCTTATTTAAAGGCAGGCTCAGCTTGCATGAAGCTTACTAAAGATGAAGTTCCTCGGGAAATACGCAGAAGAAAACTGAAATACTGTCAGAGGGAGCTAGAAAAAATAGAAAAAGAGATTTGTGCCAACCCAAATGATAAAAAATTATTAAGGAGAAAGATAGAGATTGCAAAACTAATGGGAGATGTTGAAACTGTGGAAGAAGCTTTCAACTGTTTACTTAGTATAAGTCCTACAAGCACTCAAACTACAGTTGAACATGCATCAACCCTTCAAAGCTTAGGAAATATTGAAGGAGCATTACAAATTCTTAATAATGCCCTTATCGAAAACACAAATAGCCCTAAAATTCTGAAAAGCAAAGGGTCTATAATGCTTGGACTGGATAAAGCTGATGAAGCGTTGGAAATTTATCAAGAAGCTCTGAAACTAAGCCCTGAAGACTACACAATAATTACGCAGATAGGAATTATTTTGCGTGACATAGGAAAATATGGTGAAGCAATAAAGTTTTTTAATTTTGCCCTTTCAATATCGCCACGTTATAGGGCAGCAAAATATGAAAGAGAAAAAACATATTCCAAGCTATATACTGGTCTTGTTTAGATGTATATGGAATACTATACATTCGTTTCGTATGACGAATCCGACTTGATTATGTTAGTCTTGACCATGTACTTACTTATCGGATATTGATTTCCGTTGTCGATACTGCGACGGTGTATTCTTACGTTAGCTTTATGCCTGCCGGGTTCGCCCAAGCTAGCCCTGGTGCGTTAAGCGGGAATATCTGCAAGTAAGTACTCTCCTAATTTTTTCATATGGAAAGTAGAAGTGATTTTCTTCAACCCCTCTTGTATGAGAGTTGTGAAGAGCTAGCCAAGTCCTTTAAGAGTCTCAAATCTCCTAGAGGACTTGCTAGTCTATTAAAAATTCCATACGAGTACCTCGTTTATTACGTTTATAGATTTCCGCAAGATAGAAAATACAGAGCTTTCAAGATATTGAAAAGTTCTGGAGGACATAGAGCGATTTTAGTGCCAAATAAATCTTTAAAGATTGTTCAAAGAAAACTGAGCCAGGTTCTTTATTCTATATATAATCCGAGGCCTTGCGTACATGGGTATGTACCGGGAAAGAGTATTATCACCAATGCCAAATCTCATACAAGACGAAAGTTTATCTTGAATATTGATATAAAAAGTTTTTTCAAATCTATTAACTATGGGCGTGTTCGAGGACTGTTTATTGCTAAACCCTACTGTCTTAATCCTCCGGTTGCAACTTTCATAGCACAAATCTGCTGTCATGAAAATCACTTACCTATTGGAGCACCAACCTCACCAGTGGTTTCGAATCTTATCTGTTCCAAAATGGATAGTGAGCTCCAAAGATTTGCTAAAGAACATGGATGTTTCTATACAAGATATGTAGACGACATGACTTTTTCAATAAATAAGAAGAACCTACCCTCTGCACTCATTGCAAATCATGGGCCAGGTTTCTCTGAAGTCGTTTTAGGAAATCAGTTGAGGGAAATAATAGAAGAAGATAATGGATTTCAAATAAACTCTTCAAAAATCAGGCTCCGTCACTATACTCAAAAACAAGAAGTAACAGGTTTGACTGTCAATAAGTTTGTCAATGTAGACCGAAAATATATTCGGAATTTACTTGCAACTATTCATGCCTGGGAAAAGCATGGTTTTCAAAACACTATAGATATGTATATGAAAAAATATGCAAAGGAATCGGTGTTACCAGGAAAAGAAACGCCAAATTTTTTGAGTTACTTACGCGGAAAAATCGAATTTGTCGGCAGTGTGAGGGGAAAAAATGATTTGACTTATAAGAAATTGCTAAATAAGTTCTTTGAGCTCAAAACCAGAGACTCAAAGATGATTCGAGGTATTTAGGACTCCTTTTTAGTCGACTTCTACAAGCTAAGACTAAAGAGTGGTGAAATTTCATTGATGTTTAATTTTCCATCTTGTTCTGTGCCATCTTAAACTTTCCAAACTCGGCATAAACTCCAGCTCCCCCGTCAGGTGAAAGAACGGCAAAGCAATATTGGAATAGTGATCACTTGACACAAAACGGTGCCAAAACTTGAGGAAGTTTGCCGTCAATTCTGGCGACAAGTAAATTTCGTTACGGTAGAGATTTCCTTGCTCAAACAAGTCGATCATAGCGAGTAGCAAGATAGGCTTGTGTGGTGCTACACCTCTTGCTCTATCCACTCGTAGATTTGCAAACTTCTTTGCATAATGCTGCAAACCTTGTGTCATAGACCTTAATCAATCTAGCGTAGTCTCAGTAAGCACAGTTACGTAAGTGTCATACGCTTCTACAAAGTACGCAGGTGGAACAAGAACGTCATCCGTACTAGAAATATTTTGGATGTCGTCTAACCTACCAGGAAGCGATCGGCCTACTAACACCGCTAGTGAATTCTTGCAAAGATGATCTGTCCACGAGTGTAGGCAAGCCAACCGATTTTCCTCTGAAACTATGAAGGAATTGTCACCACCCATCGGATCAGCTCGTAAAAATAGTCCCTAGAGTCAGCGTAAATTCCGGCAAGACATCTTCCCCTGATAAGCTTTCAGGATTTTGCAAAACTGCGACTTCCAGAGGCTGCTTAGTCGGTGGAAGCTACATTGGTCAGAGCTGTGGGCCAGTGAGCCTAAACGCTAGGAAATCGCGACGCTTGCTCAGCAGTAGTGAGATCGCCTTAAGCAGATCGAATAACCATCGCGCTCATGGCTAATGTAAATTATTAGCTAGTTGAACCCCAGAGGCTGGTCAAGAGATTCTTAACTAACAGCTTCGTGACTGCGACCAAGGTTGGAGGCGTCGGGACTCAGCTCTTTAGGTTCAGAGAGCCTCGCCAAATCCATCTTTGTTGATGAAGTTTTGAACCTTACGCATCTATGATCTGCTGCTCAGATGCTTATAGATGTGAGCCTCCGAACACCTGAGCGTTGTATCCAGTGAAGGGCCTAGAATAAAGTAAGGTTGTCAAAGGGTGCAGCTTAATGAATGAAGAGGGCAAGTCAAAGAACGAGATAGTTAGAGAAATCATCACGCCTGAATCAGTGGGGCAGGCAGGATCTGAAGATTTGGATTCCGATCGCTCTCCGACAAAAACAGAACGAGATACGCCGGAAATTACGGATACCCCACCGGTTCCCCAAACGGAAACTGTCCGGGAGCTGATCACCCCTGAAACCTTACAGCAAGGGACAAGTGGAGATGATGATAGATCGCCGACAAAGACGGAAAGAGATCTCTCTTCAGACAAAAAATCGTAACTGCTGAGAAACTTTGGGGAATCCCCAAACATTCAAGCTTCCCCAAACGGTGAAACAGTTGTTGTCAGCGGTTTTGAGGCTGACTCAGAGTTATTGGCTTTAGGGTAGTTCCCTTACCGAATATGGAGTTAACGCTACCTCATGTTCGGCAAATGACTCAAACTCTCCTCAAACAGCCAAATGCATCTGCTCAATATTTTAAGAAAAGAGCTCAGTATGCTTTGTTGGCCTCTGTCCTTGAAGGATTTCCTGAAGGAACTTTAATTCTTACCGTCGATGGTCAATTGCGACTGGCTAATAAGCGGGGCAGGCAGCTCTGCCGACAGATAGGCGCATTTGCAACTGAGCAATCACCGTCTGGGCCTCTTGGAGAGATTTGCAGGTATCTCGTAGAAAGTAGGGAACTCTTTCCCGATCAAAATCTGGAAATCTCCCAAGAGCTTCGTCTCGACGAGACGACACTTCAAATCCGAATTCAATGGTTCCAAATTGACGATGAAGACGAAGCCTGCCTAATGGTCAGGTTAGAAGATCGAGCGCAGTCTTTTCTTACTGCAGCGTTCTATGAGGCTCAGCAATACAGCCTAACGGAACGAGAAACAGAGGTGTGGCTGCTGAAAAGGTCTGGAATTGGCAATAAGGAGATTGCCGCAACTCTCTTTATTTCGATTAACACTGTCAAGCGCCATATCAAGCATATTTATGCCAAGCGTGAGCAGATGCTTGAGCTCAATCCATCGTAGGACAAGCTTTTAGTGAAGGACGCTTAATCAAAATAAATGGTTATCAGCAAACCTATCTTTACCCTTCTTGTCGCTTACCTGAATAGGTCACATGAAGAAATATTGTTTACAACAGGGTAAAGACCTCCTTAGCCAGCAAAAGTTCTAGAATCCTTATGTGATCTCTGTTTTAGCTAGTGACCAAAGGGTGTACCTGCAGGCGTGAAGTGTGTAACCCAAAGGTACCCCTAGGGGTAATATCACGATCTAGTAATCTCCCGTAGGATCCATAAAGATCTGTGAATATGACGATATCTACTTCATCTGTGATGAGGTCAGTTTTTATCAGGGTGATGCTATATGGCTAAAATTAAAATTTTAATTCTGACTGCCAATCCTCAAAACACCAATGCTCTACGGTTGGGTGAAGAGGTGCGCAATATTGAGGCAGAGTTAGAGCGGGCGCACAATCGAGATTGTTTTGAACTGGTTAGCCAATGGGCCGTTCGGGTAAATGACCTGACGAGAGCTTTGCTAAAGTACAATCCGCACATTGTTCACTTTTCCGGCCATGGTGGAGGTGAACATGGGTTAGCTCTTGAGAATGATGCAGGGAACACACAACTAGTTTCAACAAAAGGACTCACGCAACTTTTTGAACTAGTTCGTAACAAGGTCAAGTGTGTCTTTTTAAATGCTTGTTATTCAAAGGTTCAGGCTGAGGCTATTCACCAACATATTGACTGTCTGATCGGGATGTCTAAAGCCATTGGGGATCGAGCCGCCATCCAATTTGCTGGCCAGTTCTATCAAGCTTTAGCAGCAGGCAAGTCCTTTCTATTTGCCTACGAAGCTGCCACAGCAGGACTGGATTTATCTGGCAGTCATGAATCGACCACACCAGTTCTGTTGACCCGCAATGAAGATGAAGATCCCTTCGGGATTTTGCAAACCAAATCTGAAACGTCACCAGAAATTACCCAACCCCCAATGCCTGCACCGCAGTCCCAAAGCATTGGCAACATCACCATCAGTGGCAATAGCAATGCCTTTACCAATGTTCAATCTGGGGGCGACGTAAATCTTACACGGAGTCAAAACCAGGAGCAAGCAAGCAATTCTGATTTGGAAGCAGCTTTAGCGGCCATCGCAAATCTAAAACAGAACATTGCTGCCACCGAAGACCTCAACCCTATTGAGAAGGCTACGGTCGAGGTACCAATCTCTATGCTGGAGACTGAGTTACAGAAACCTCAGCCTGATAAGAGTTTGATTGATCAGGCGATCGCAGCCCTCCAGAAAAGCTTAAACGGCGTGGTCACATTGGCCGAGCCGGTAGCAAAGGTTGCCACTCTTGTCGCAAAAGCTTGGGGAGGATTGCCATGAACCCTAAAAATTTCGATGAGGTACCCCTAAGCCAACAACAATCCCTAGGAGATATCAAGATTGATGGTGATGGCAACACTATCAATAATTTCCAAGCAAAGCAAATCATCGTTAATTCGAATTCTGATAAAGAAATTAGAGTCCAAGAGCAACTTGACACCAAATCTCCCTATAAAGGATTGGAAGCCTTTGACCTATATGATAGAGACCGCTTTTTTGGTCGTGATCAACTTTGCAATCAATTAGTTGATGAATTGAATAAAACAAACTTAGTTTTGTTATTGGGTGCATCTGGTAGTGGCAAGTCCTCAATAGCAAAAGCAGGTCTTATTCCACATTACTTAAAGAAATACAGCAACAACTTTTTTGGACTAGTATTTACGCCAGATCAAGATCCCTTTGAGGCACTCTATAGCAATCTAAGCAATCAAAAATATACTCAATCTGAATCTTCGATAGCCAAAAAGGCAAGTAAGAAGACATTATGTCAAGTAGTTGGCAAACTAAAGAAATCCAATGAATTTTGGCTTATCTTTATCGATCAATTTGAAGAGATTTTCACTACAAGCGAGCCAGAAAAACGAGATGCTTTTATTTATAGTTTAGTAGAACTTAGTGACAATTACAGGAATGATTCTAATCTCAAGATTATAGTTGCTATGCGGTCTGACTTTTTAGATCGACTCGACTCAAACCCTGCCAATCTTCTAGCTAGAGCTACTGAGGGGCATCGCCCGTTGATTACGCAGATGCATCAGGATGAACTTCGTTTAGCTATAGAGAAACCTGCGGCCCAGCATGGGGTTAAGTTTGAAGTTGGCCTAACAGAGGAAATAATCAAATCTGTACAAGGTCAAGCAGGATATTTACCGCTATTGCAATACACGCTTGATCTGCTTTGGGTAACAGAGGGGATACAGGAGCATAATCGGACTTTACATATTAATACTTACCGTAAATTGGGTGGAGTACGCGAAGCGTTAAAGCAACGGGTAGATGAGATATATAATACCTTATCTAAACAAGGAAAGTTAGCGGCTAAACGCATTTTCCTAAAGCTCGTAGAAATTGGAGGTGATGCTGAATCAGTTACCGAGTGGCAAACTGTACGGCGAAGAGCAACTTTGTCTGAATTTACTGATGTGATCGAGAAAAAGGTCTTGGTGAAGTTGATTAACGCTAAGCTCCTAGTGAGTGATTCTGATCTATCAAAAAAATCTAAAAGCGAAAAAACAAACCTTAAAATTTCTACAGTAGAAGTTGCTCATGAAGTTTTGCTCACTTGTTGGCCACTCCTAAATGATTGGATTAAAGAGAATCGACAAAATATTGCTCTCTATAACCGATTAAAAGAAGATGCAGCTCATTGGAAAATCAGAAAAACTCATCCGTCAACTAAAGATAAATTTACTGATCACCCAGACAGTGAGCTTTGGAGTGGATCAAAACTTGAGAAGGCTCAAGAGCTAGAAAGAGATCCTATATTTAGGGAGGTTTTAGGGGGATTTAACGACGAGGAGAAGGAGTTCGTCGAAAATAGTTTGAATCTGCGAGAACGGCAGCGGAGAAGGACAATTATCAGTCTGGCTGGATTTTCAGCATTTTCTTTGCTATTAGCAAGTTTTGCTGGAATTGGATGGAGACAGGCAGAAATCGGACAAATTCAGGCTTTCGTTCAATCGTCAGAAGCAAAGTTTATGTTAAATAGAGATTCTTTCAATCCTTTAATTGATGCTTTGGCGGCTGGAGAACGACTGCAACGACTGCCATTAAAAAACAATAATTCTAAGCTTCACTCTGATGTCATGAAAGCTTTGACTCAGGCAATTTTCTGGGTGCAAGAAAAGAACCAATTACAAGGCCACAGAGACTTCATTCAGAGGGTTGCTTTTAGCTCTAACAATGAGGTTATAGCTACGGCTAGTTATGATCACACAATCAAATTATGGCAACCAAATGGAAATCAAATCACTACACTAAATGGGCATTCAGCACCTATTCTAGATATCAGTTTTAGCTCAGATGATCAACGGATTGCTTCAGCTAGCGAAGACCATACAGTTATTATTTGGGATCTGCAAGGTAATGCGTTACAGACCCTTGAAGGGCATCAGGACTGGGTAAATAGCGTGAACTTTAGTCCTGATGGCTCTAAACTTGTGTCTGCAAGTGACGATATGACAATCAAGATATGGGATAGCACTGGAAATCTACTAAATACAATTCTCGCGCATAATCAACCTGTATTAGCAGTAGCTTATAGCCCCGATAATACAATGCTAGCAACTGCTAGCTTGGATGGAACTGCTAAACTTTGGGACGCGCGGGGCAATCTTCTTAAGATTCTAGAAGGCCATAAAGATATTCTTCTAGATTTAGAATTTAGTCCAGATAGCGAAATTCTAGCAACTGCTAGTAAGGATGGAACGATAAAACTTTGGAACCGTAAAGGAGAGCCAAACAGAACTCTTTTCGATCCTGAAGATTCCAGAAGTGATCCAGAAGGTTTCCTGGATATTACCTTCAGCCCAGATGGCAAAATAATTACAGCAGCTTCTTCAGACAATACTATCAAGGTTTGGAATTTAGAGGAGAATCTAATTTCTCGATTACAAGCTCACTCTTCTCGCATAAATAGTGTTGACTTTAGTCCAGACGGTAAGACTCTTGCTTCTGCTAGCAATGACCTGACTGCAAAGCTTTGGCAGATAGAACGCCCTCGACTCAATATTATTCCCGAGGCTGGAGAAGTTTATAGTATTGATGTTGCCCAAAATGATGAGTTTATTGCATCAACATCAATTTCTACTGATGTTGATAAGGGTAATTATGTCAAGCTTTGGGATACCCAAGGCAGCTTAATTAGAAAGTGGAAAGTAGACTCTTGGCTCTACAGTTTAGCAGTGAGTTCTACAAGGAATTTAATACTAGGTTCAGATTCTGAAGGAAGAATATGGTTGTGGGATCAAAACGGCAAACTTCTAAATTCAATTACTGCCCATGAGAGAGCAGTCCAAGAAGTGATCTTCAGCCAAGATGACAGCATGATTGCTACTGCTAGTGAGGATGGGACGGCAAGAATTTTCAAGCCAACTGGGGAAGTTCTGAGTCCACCAATGGAGCACACTGGAACAGTTACAAGTGTGAGCTTTAATCCTAAAAGCTCCTTGATTGCAACCGCTAGTAGCGACGGCACTATCAAATTCTGGGATCTTAATGGGACTTTAATTCAGACACTCGAAGGACATGAGAAAGGTGTTTTAATGGTGCGATTCAGCGCAAATGGCCACTTATTAGCAAGTGCTGGACAGGATCGTACAGTAAAGTTATGGAATTCTGAAGGAAAACTAGTAAAAACAATGGAAGGACATGATGCTGCTGTAACAAGCATAGCTTTTTCAACTAGTGGTGACCTTCTAGCTAGTGGCAGTGATGATGGAACTGTAATGCTTTGGAATATTGAAGGCGAATTGCTTACGACCCTTTCGGGGCATAAGGGCGACGTGAATACAGTCACATTTTCGAGTGATAGTCTTTTTCTTATTTCTGGAGGTGCAGATAATCGAGTTCTTCTGTGGAAGATTGAGCACTTAACACTAGAAGGACTGATAAGCGAGGGATGCGAATGGCTATATGAATTTTTAATGTCACATCCTGATAGGCGAAAAGGTTTGTGTCGTTAATTTAATCATTTGTAAAAGAGAAAATTATTGGAGGAGATTTTCATGGATCTTAATGATAAAGCCTTCTACACTCAAAATTCAGATTTAACTGAGAAGGAAAGGATAACGCGATTAAAACGAAAGGGATTAGGATGGTTACCTGACTACCCTGAGGTTGATGATCCTAGATCTGAGAGAGGAAAATCAAAAAATAAAAGTAAGATCAATCAATCTGAATCGACTCAGTCAATTGAAAATATAGCTACATCTTTAGAAATCTTAACCGATCATTTTATTCGCTTTACAGAATTAGTAGAAAGTAAAGAACAGACGAATGGTCAAATAGATAATTTTAGAAATACGCTTACAAATCTGAAAGCAGAAATATCTTCTGAAATCCAAGAAGATTTAAATGTATTTAAGGTCAAGTCTTATAGAGTTTTGAAAAGAGGTTCTTCTAGTCAAGAAGTTCTGAAGGTTAAGAATGCTCTTTATTTTCTCACTAGTCGGCAGACTCCTGATAAAAATAGTTTCCAAAAATTGGCAGTTGAAAATCGGCAAATGCAAAACTCAGGTGTCAACTTGTGGATGTGGCTTACTGACAACTCTTTTGATTCTTGGACAGAACGACTAGTCATGGCCTTTCAGGAAGATTCTCATATTACAGCTGATGGAATTGTAGGACTAGAAACTTATACTGCTATCAGCTATTATTTAAAGGGGTCAAATGGCTCATCAGAAGACCTTAGTAGTCGGATTAAAGAGCTTCCTTTATCTTCTTCTATTCCACCTAGAATGGTTTATAAAGTTCGAGAAGAGTTGATGAACTATTTAGAATCTGAAACTCATGTTTTAACTTCTAAATGGGAAGATTCAAGAGAAAATAAAGCAAAATATACTAAGCGTTTTCCTGACAACTCACACAAACAGTTCTCTGACTTTTGGACAGCTCTTGATGGCAGAAATCTCGCCAGCTTTTGCAAAATTATTTCAAATAGAGATCAAAATTATATACCTATATATTATAAAGAATTAAAAGAAGTCACAGCTTTTTCAGCAGCAATATATAGACTTTTCCAGGCCACTCCACTAGCCCACGAAAGAGACTCATCACACAAGTCAGTTGGTGAGGATACTTTAAATGATAAGTTGTTAGTTGATTTCATCTTCGAGATCGTTGATGACATTAAGAATTGGCATAATAAACTCAAAGAAAATAAGACGTGGGAATTCTTCTCTGATAAAGGAAATTTTATATTCCCTAACAGAGAAAATTATTTAGATGATATTAAGCTTAAAAGGAAAGAGGTGATCGAAGGATTTCCAGAGATAGAAAAATCAATAGATTTACTGAATAAGACATCATATGCTAAAAAACTAAGTCAATTCGAAAGGGAACTATCTGATTCCAGTCCAGAAAATCTCTTGAGTGCCCTGGAAAATATATTGCAAAAATTGAGAATAGAAACTAGTGTAAAAGATCAGACAACTCTTAGAGAAATTTGCAAAAATCGGACTCACCCTAATGAGTACAATGATTACATTGTTAGTTTCCTAGAATATTCGATTCTAGATAGATTATTTCTTGATCTACAGGAAAAGATAAACTCCTTTATTAATAATCTAGCAGCTTTACAAAGCTCGTGGTTTGACTTAAACAGAAATTCTCAAGAGCAATCTAGTCAGAGTGATGGAAACCTGTTTTTTCAATTCGAAGAAAATGGAACCTCAAAAAAAGTCACTCTAAAAGACTTTAGTGAATTAGTGGTTTTGAATCAAGGTGTTTATCGACCTGAAGAATTATTCACAGACTTTGAAGATAAATTTAATGCTATACCAACGAGTAGTAGTTCGTTGAGAAGACAAATAGAAGAAGTT
This window harbors:
- a CDS encoding RNA-directed DNA polymerase, with protein sequence MESRSDFLQPLLYESCEELAKSFKSLKSPRGLASLLKIPYEYLVYYVYRFPQDRKYRAFKILKSSGGHRAILVPNKSLKIVQRKLSQVLYSIYNPRPCVHGYVPGKSIITNAKSHTRRKFILNIDIKSFFKSINYGRVRGLFIAKPYCLNPPVATFIAQICCHENHLPIGAPTSPVVSNLICSKMDSELQRFAKEHGCFYTRYVDDMTFSINKKNLPSALIANHGPGFSEVVLGNQLREIIEEDNGFQINSSKIRLRHYTQKQEVTGLTVNKFVNVDRKYIRNLLATIHAWEKHGFQNTIDMYMKKYAKESVLPGKETPNFLSYLRGKIEFVGSVRGKNDLTYKKLLNKFFELKTRDSKMIRGI
- a CDS encoding CHAT domain-containing protein; the protein is MAKIKILILTANPQNTNALRLGEEVRNIEAELERAHNRDCFELVSQWAVRVNDLTRALLKYNPHIVHFSGHGGGEHGLALENDAGNTQLVSTKGLTQLFELVRNKVKCVFLNACYSKVQAEAIHQHIDCLIGMSKAIGDRAAIQFAGQFYQALAAGKSFLFAYEAATAGLDLSGSHESTTPVLLTRNEDEDPFGILQTKSETSPEITQPPMPAPQSQSIGNITISGNSNAFTNVQSGGDVNLTRSQNQEQASNSDLEAALAAIANLKQNIAATEDLNPIEKATVEVPISMLETELQKPQPDKSLIDQAIAALQKSLNGVVTLAEPVAKVATLVAKAWGGLP
- a CDS encoding helix-turn-helix transcriptional regulator, which gives rise to MGKAGQALKQVLEEYGISQYSLSVEMDVERNNVYRWVNEKRDPTAETVVEIVRALKKLNPEASKAFVNHYLGDEMEGI
- a CDS encoding putative DNA binding domain-containing protein, which encodes MRNSYLILNSIFKEEENKNNEFKKLDSKRPSNRIINHAEQYIVCFLNASVSGNLYIGIDDDGKVVGVSLSREERDRISRQIPEKLRSLRPSILPSFYDVNFIKIFNSNKSVISDLVVIHIHVRKIEEEDLYLTSEGDHWLYKTSGGSAYLKAGSACMKLTKDEVPREIRRRKLKYCQRELEKIEKEICANPNDKKLLRRKIEIAKLMGDVETVEEAFNCLLSISPTSTQTTVEHASTLQSLGNIEGALQILNNALIENTNSPKILKSKGSIMLGLDKADEALEIYQEALKLSPEDYTIITQIGIILRDIGKYGEAIKFFNFALSISPRYRAAKYEREKTYSKLYTGLV
- a CDS encoding WD40 repeat domain-containing protein, which produces MNPKNFDEVPLSQQQSLGDIKIDGDGNTINNFQAKQIIVNSNSDKEIRVQEQLDTKSPYKGLEAFDLYDRDRFFGRDQLCNQLVDELNKTNLVLLLGASGSGKSSIAKAGLIPHYLKKYSNNFFGLVFTPDQDPFEALYSNLSNQKYTQSESSIAKKASKKTLCQVVGKLKKSNEFWLIFIDQFEEIFTTSEPEKRDAFIYSLVELSDNYRNDSNLKIIVAMRSDFLDRLDSNPANLLARATEGHRPLITQMHQDELRLAIEKPAAQHGVKFEVGLTEEIIKSVQGQAGYLPLLQYTLDLLWVTEGIQEHNRTLHINTYRKLGGVREALKQRVDEIYNTLSKQGKLAAKRIFLKLVEIGGDAESVTEWQTVRRRATLSEFTDVIEKKVLVKLINAKLLVSDSDLSKKSKSEKTNLKISTVEVAHEVLLTCWPLLNDWIKENRQNIALYNRLKEDAAHWKIRKTHPSTKDKFTDHPDSELWSGSKLEKAQELERDPIFREVLGGFNDEEKEFVENSLNLRERQRRRTIISLAGFSAFSLLLASFAGIGWRQAEIGQIQAFVQSSEAKFMLNRDSFNPLIDALAAGERLQRLPLKNNNSKLHSDVMKALTQAIFWVQEKNQLQGHRDFIQRVAFSSNNEVIATASYDHTIKLWQPNGNQITTLNGHSAPILDISFSSDDQRIASASEDHTVIIWDLQGNALQTLEGHQDWVNSVNFSPDGSKLVSASDDMTIKIWDSTGNLLNTILAHNQPVLAVAYSPDNTMLATASLDGTAKLWDARGNLLKILEGHKDILLDLEFSPDSEILATASKDGTIKLWNRKGEPNRTLFDPEDSRSDPEGFLDITFSPDGKIITAASSDNTIKVWNLEENLISRLQAHSSRINSVDFSPDGKTLASASNDLTAKLWQIERPRLNIIPEAGEVYSIDVAQNDEFIASTSISTDVDKGNYVKLWDTQGSLIRKWKVDSWLYSLAVSSTRNLILGSDSEGRIWLWDQNGKLLNSITAHERAVQEVIFSQDDSMIATASEDGTARIFKPTGEVLSPPMEHTGTVTSVSFNPKSSLIATASSDGTIKFWDLNGTLIQTLEGHEKGVLMVRFSANGHLLASAGQDRTVKLWNSEGKLVKTMEGHDAAVTSIAFSTSGDLLASGSDDGTVMLWNIEGELLTTLSGHKGDVNTVTFSSDSLFLISGGADNRVLLWKIEHLTLEGLISEGCEWLYEFLMSHPDRRKGLCR
- a CDS encoding helix-turn-helix transcriptional regulator, whose protein sequence is MTQTLLKQPNASAQYFKKRAQYALLASVLEGFPEGTLILTVDGQLRLANKRGRQLCRQIGAFATEQSPSGPLGEICRYLVESRELFPDQNLEISQELRLDETTLQIRIQWFQIDDEDEACLMVRLEDRAQSFLTAAFYEAQQYSLTERETEVWLLKRSGIGNKEIAATLFISINTVKRHIKHIYAKREQMLELNPS